atactttttttgttttaggtaATACTTATgaaagatcaattttttttttaataaaagatcAGTCTCGCATATAGAGAATGTGTCCTACTGTATGAAATGAATGGTAGCATTACATGGACATGTATGACTATATTCTTGATTAAAAAGTTTAATCGTCTGCGCAAATTTCATGATCTTACAATTAATCTAGTTTTGATTTGAGTAATCATAATATTAATTTGGTCAAATAGAAtgaatttagaaaattatttgctATTACCACATGTGACATGCGTCGTCGGCCCGGACGTCATGCCTCTTTTGTCAACCTGATTAGCCCAAATAGTTAGACCTCTCTACCTTTTCCCACTTATAACTCACATAtgctattttttctcttttggaatTAATcgataaaatattcatatttatTGGCGAACTCAATTCAAATTGCATATGATATGCTCTTTTTATGAATGGCCATTTGATATTGATTTGATAGGCTATATACATATTGCTTATACgagaaattaggaaaaattaccaagaaaatactaaatttattgcaattctccaaattcaatcctaaacttttttgttttaacaattgagtcctaaactttttgcatttgtgtcaattcaattcgaccaattttgatcgggaatcaccgacgtggatcgGATAGTGCTTATGTGGACAATTTTagtagtattttaatattttttggaattatttattttttcttttctttctctttctttttttcttcgctTCCTTCTTGCTCCAGCTAGTCTCCAATAaacaataaatatattaaaacattattaaaatgttATCAAATATTGTCCACGTCATTATTGGCTTCGCTACGTCAATGCCGATCACGCCACATCGttgatttccgaccaaaattaggttgatggactgaattggcacaaatgcaaaaggtttaagactcaattggctaaaaaaagtttagggttgaattggcatagttgaaataaatttaggatatttttagtaattttccctcaAAAATTAATTGGCAAACTACAGAATGGGGGAGTAGATTTGTAAAGGCAAATCTCGAGTTATTTGAGGTCTGACCATTTCTGGAAATGGATTTTTCTCGGATTCACATGGTATCGGATTTTAGATCGGGTGGTTTTTCAGTTTCGCATTGGTCAGTTTTGGCTTGAGTTGATTGTCTTTTCAATCTAGTCAACTAATTTTTCGGGCGTTTGACTTTTGGCTTTTTCCTTCAAATCTTGTAATGTGTAAGCGAGTCAATTCGTTGCAGGGTGAACTTTTGCCTGCTTTGCTTGAGACTGTCGAGCCCGAATGAGAAAAGGGTGGATGTAAATCAtagttagatataaattatGTTTCTTCTTAATGTTAGTCGTTGGATAATACCATATACACTATTAAGAAGACAATCTACCTTAAATAAGTAAATTTGGAAGCCATGAAAATGAGTGATGTCATAAATTCATGGTTATTTGAACACCCACTACCTTAAATAAGAAGACAATCCAGTTTGCTCCCTTCGCTATCTTGAAAGACTGTCAGGAATCACTCATTGTCTAGGCCCTCCAACCTAGGCGAACACTCTCCACCCTTGTTGGATCGGGTCGTTACATGCCCACTAGCTTCCTTGTGGTTCCTCCCCGAACCAAACATCTACAGGAATCTCGCTTTGATATAACATCGCGACACTCTTTGATTGATCCACTCGAAGTAGTATCAACTTTGACCAGTCCCATATCAAGTCTCATGATTTTGTCCTTCAGCATACTAGTTGAAACTTTCCCAGGATGTCGCCCATTCTAGTATTGCTCTTACTTGAGTATGCTTAATATTGGAGTTCTAATGCTAAACATTATTGTTTAGTCAAAAAACTATCTTTTATGAGTTAATTCCAATTTCGAACGCTCTCTAACTATTGGGTTCACAATTTAGATCGTTGTTGCTCCCTTCATCATTTTAGAAGCATGCCAAGAATTGCTCCTTGCATGGGTTCTCTAGCCTCAACGAACACTCCTCAACCTTGTTAGAACTTATCTTTACAGGCCCACTAGTTGATGTGTGATTTGTCCCCGAACCACATACCTACTAGAGAGGGTCTCATTATGATACCATATTGTGACACCCTTGGATTAACTTACTCGAGGTACTATTCCTTTGGCTCATCCAATATCGAGCCTCACAGTTTTGTCTGTTGGCATATAGGTGGATGCTTTTCCAAAAGGTCACTCATCTTGGTAGTTTTCGCACATTAGCACATTTAACACAGGAGCTTCATTGCTAAATGTTATTGTTATATTAAAAAGCATCTCTTGTGAGTTATTCTAATTTCACACTTATAGATCAAGACTGCTTTCCCCCATTTAGATGCGCAATTTGGTTGATTTATGCTGTATTCGCCATCCTAAAATTTTGCTAAGAGCCACTTTTTATCCGGGCTCTCTGGCCTTGGCAAACACTCTCCCCTCGTCGGATCGGGTCGTTAATTAAACATCATTTTAAATGTAGTTTTCAAGATCAGTTGCTCAGTATTGTCAAAACATCATAtgctaaaaagtgaaaaggtaaAAGTTAATCTAGGGGAGATGCTTTTAATTAGCTTATAATTGTTTGGGGGTAAATACCATGACGTCAACTTAGACAGTAGAGAAAGTCTTGCGATTAAAAAATATTAGCTCATCTACATGATATATGTAAAAGTTCATGGGCAAAAGGTTGCTAGAAACATATATTCTCTAGCGGATTGCTTGAGCTACAACTGAGTAGTAAATCGAGCATTTAAGAAGCACACGCCTTGAGGGCAAAAATGAATTTAATCATTTAATATGACTTATGCACGACGTTTATATTTCATTACATATAGCTGATCTCCCTTCATTTATTAACTTAACCTTTGAGTTGGATATTCTAACACGTGAAGATGTGTTAAAGTATGAAATGTAATTTGTCTTCGGGGTATGCGCCCGGTCTCCCTTGTCATGCTATCTTAAACACTCTAATCAAGGACGACACAAGGACCGCGAGATGTTCAATTTGCTGCCCCAAGGGGGTACACAACATAAAGCAGAAGTCAACGCCCAAAAACAAAGGGCAATGACAGTCTGCAGGTGCCAATTAGGTCAACAGCTTCAGAAAATTCAAAGCCGCTTTCGGATGGAGACCCTTTCTGCAGTAGAAGACATTCAACTATTCAAGAATTCAACCATTGGGTAGCGTCCATaccgtgaaataaaaaaaaagggaaataagaaTCTTTATACTATGATCATATTTCTTTCTCTGCCACAAAATGTACATAAAATAGGCACCAAGAACTAATGAATGGAAGAATCGTGTATTATATGTACACTTAATATCTTTGTACAAAGGAGTTCAGAAAAGCTTGCTTCCAAACTCATCCACCTCAGTCCCTCCTATACAAGAAGCCACTGATTTTCTTGCTAAATCTCGAAGCTGCGACAAGCTCCGCCCCAGCTTCATCGCCACCTTCATCTCGAACATCTCTCCGTTCTCTCTCTTGCTATAGTCTCTCTCTTCTAGCGTCATTTCGATCGTCTCTTCCACAAGCTCGAAGAACCCCGCACAATTTCTGTACATCTCCACCACCATACCGACTTGACCTCCATGCTCGAAGCTGTTGACAATCGCCGCCATCGCACCGGCAATCGCTGCCACCGTCGTGGCCATCGAGCCACCGAAGGCCGAGCTGGCCGTGGCAATGCCGGTCAGCAAAGGAGCAGAAACCGCCAACATCTTATTCAATTTTAGAGCCAGATTCCCGAGCCTCAAGTAGTCTTGCTTGTCTTTGCTCTTGAGGACTTGGACGATCGCTCTCATCTCCACTTCTAGGTCCTCGCTCCATCCATTTTGCTCTGTGTTTGTGACAGTTTTGCGCCCTCGGGATTGGCGGCGGTTGTTGGAAACCCTAGGCCACCATGTGGCAGGCTGAAATTTCGCGGGGAACTTCTCGATCATCGCTCCGAGCAGAGGCAGCGGATAAGCCCTATCAAGGGCCAGCACCTTCTCCATTGTCTCCTTCAAGTCCGACTCAGTCAGATATCGGAGCGCGAGCATCGACTTGATCTTGCTCCGAAGCTCCTTGAATAACCTCAAGGCGTTGCGTTGCTCTTCTGCTAGCTGCGAGGGCTGGATTTTGCTTATGACAAGCGACATCCCAGTGGCTGCTGTGAACAACAGAGCGGAGCATACTCTCAGCGACGTAGCCGGCATAGTGGCAGCCATCGCCGCCATGGTGGTGGCAGTGAGAGTCATCATATTGACCGAGTTCAACAGGAGCTTGTTCCAGTTGTCTCGCTGCTCACCGATGTTATGGTGCATCTCCACTCTATCTTCAACAGCCTCCAAGATCGCATAGAGCTTCGTGGTCGTTTCGATAGAGGAAGCAGGCGATAGGTGCGGCTCCAAAATCCTATCTTTCTGGGCGACGTCTATCTGTAGCGGCTCGGCGAAGGAGTAACTGTTCCTGATGCTCAATTCCTCAGCTAGCTTCTTCGCGATCACAGCGCCTGGATGATCAGCGAAGCTGAGTATCGAGGGCTTCGGGACTTTGATCGAAGCGGCGATCGTTCTCTTCAAAGAACAAcctgaagaggaagaagaagaagaaactaagACAGAGGTAGCTTGTAAAGCGGCCATTGATGAAGGTGACAAGTCTTGTGTTGCTGTCAACTTTTTGTGCGTGAATGTGGTGGTTCTGAGAGAATTGCTTGAGGATTGGAGTGGTTTTGATTATGGAGGTTGGAGGTTCTCTTGGTGGCGTACTTATATATGTGAAGTACGCGGTGTTAAATGAAGGGGTCGTAATGGTTGAAGTTTGACTGTAGAACGCAAGGTGTTGACTCAGCCCATGGGGCTGACCTCTTCTATTATTTGAATTTGTACATGTCAGATGTCAAAATGCTACGTGAATATAATTATAGCACATCACTTCATAGTTCATATGTACTACGTACGTGACTGATGAAGTAGAATCACTACATTAGTGGCAGAAATATGTAAATGAATACGATATATTGCAAGTCAATATTTACACAGACGAGTCATATTTAATTTTGAGAATGATAGTATATTACATTATTTAATATAATAATTCTGAAAATCAGTATTAATatacttttttgttttagatAATACTTATGAAagatccctcctttttttttgttttttttttgctagaattATGAAAGATCACTCTCGCATAAAGAGAATGTGTCCTACTGTATGAAATGAATGGTAGCATTACATGGACACGTATGATGATATTCTTGATTAAAAAAGTTTAATCGTATGCGCAAATTTCATGGTATTACGATTAATCTAGTTTTGATTTGagcaattttaaaattaattttgtcaaatagaatgaatttagaaaatcatttacaATTGCCATATGTGATATGCGCCATCGGCGTGTGCGGTAATGCCTCTTTTGTCAACCTGGGTGTAGCCCAAGTAGTCAGACCTCTCTACCCTTTCCCACTCATAACTcacatatattatttttttagggaTTTATCTTTTAGAATTAATCGATTAGATATTCATATTCATTGGCGAATCCAATTCGAATTACATATGATATGCTCTTGTTATGAATGGCCTTTTGATATTTGCTGGACTACATAAATATTTGCATATAGGATAAATTAATCGGCAAACTATACAATTGGGGAGAAGACCCGTCATGTCAAATCTTGACCTATCTTAAAATGGAGATTTCTCGAATATCTAGTTTTGGGTTGGGTCAGTTTCCAATTTCGCATTGGCCACTTTTGGCTTTGAGCTCATTATTTTGGGGCGTTTGACTTTTCACTTTTTCCCTCAAACTGGCCGTAATGTGTGAGCGAGTCAATTCGATGCAAGGTGAACTTTTGCCTGCTTTGCTTGAAAATGTCAAGAGGTcgaatgacaaaaaaattatcacaaaagtgttaaatttattgcaattatacaaattcaatcctaaatatattttttactaattgagttgtaaccatttcaatttagtccatctaatcaattttggccgaaaatcgttgacaggACATAGTACgcgttgatgtggataatttttaataaattttaaatttttaaatttttaaatttttttttcttttttattttctttctctcttttttttcttgccttcctttttcctctggCTAGTCAccaaaacatattaaaatattattaaaaaataggattagtactatgaaaaatccaaaatcggtacaatgtaacaaatttaccccaaattatttttttgactactaaaaatcctaaacagatacatctttgataaatttatcccaaattggtgcacatgtgataaatttgccctcCGTTGATTTTCgtaaaattttatcatcaaattgcttGGTTGGATAATACGTGGCAATTGCCGGATGTACacgtttggagtttttaccctctattgtatcaatttgagatttttcgttgtattaatccaatttaacgaaaatgaacgaaggataaatttgtcacatgtgtactagtttgggcttattggtggtcaaaataattagtttaggataaatttattacagatgTGCCAATTTAGGGCTTTTcgggtcaaaaaataatttgatgtaaatttgtcacaagtgaatcaatttagggtttttcgtagttaaaaaattagttttggataaatttatcgcatgtgtatcagtttgggatttttcgtaatattaactctAAAAAATACCCACGTCAAAACCGGCCAtaccatgttagcaatttccagtcaaaatcgGCACAAATGCGAAAAGTTTCCAGTCAAAAtcggtacaaatgcaaaaagtttaggattttattgagaaaaaaaagatttcgaattgaattggcacaattgcaatagattaattttttttttataaccgagattttccacgtgcaatggactatttCTCAAGGTGGTGAGAGTTTTTGCCAATACTACCGGGTGAGTCTCCTAAGACGTGGTTGTTGGGAGTCGAACTtgggacctcatcggtttaatTGTCCAAAGTCCAGGAGTCTCACCAACTTATCCGACGCCTCATTGGCAATATCTCGTTGAAAGtttatttgtaaaataaacaaaaattgcattttccttGTCCCATGTAGCAAACATGGGAAAGTGTAGGacattttattagttagaaggctattCTAGATTTTCAAATAGAAAAATGGATAAGTGGGCTATACTTCACTATACTTGCGTGCGTGTGCACGAATAATTGTGCCTATCTTAGAAGACTACGGAGAGTCACTATGATGCCGGAGCAATCCTTGAAGGCGTTGAAGGGCATTAATAATTCTTATCTTTTCAAGAGAAGTTGAGTAACCTTTAGATTTCCaagttttattaaattatatcgCGTCTTTCCTAAGAGTCAAGTCCTAGTTCCTAGACTTtaattgtgttttctattttccaagagTCTTTCGATATTTCCTAAGAGCCTCATTTACTTAAGcttggagggttgttccatACTTGCCTATATTAGGGCATTTCGATGAATGAGAACTGCAGACTtgttgaatgataaatttatttgagcctttggcttgttaacaagaaggaattcttgtttctactcttatCCTTTGGGTAGATTCCCACTGGTGGCGAGTATCCTATCCCTTAATTCCTCACTTGTGTTACCTCCTACTTCTCTAAGCTTTCTCCCGGCGTCACACTAATTGCCTAGGCCCTCCGACCCAGCGAACACTCCCCACTCTTGTCGGATAGGATCATTACGGGCCCACCGGCTTTCTCATGGTTCCTCCCTAAACTACATATTTACAATGAAATGGTCTCGCATTGTAGATTAATTCACTCAAAGTATTAGCTACTTTAATCCATCTCATATCAAACCTTACGGTTTTGTCCTCCATattatttgaaacttttccatAATAGCGCCCATTCTAGTAGTGCTCTCACTTGAGTACACTTACCGTTGGAGTTCTAATGCAAACTTGAGTACGCTTACTATTGGAGTTCTAATGCTAAACATTGTTGTTACGTCAAAAAACACCTTTTGTgagttaattccaatttcatgATTGCACAAGTTCTCTAGCCTCGACGAACCCTCCCCGTGCTTGTTAGAACAAGTCTTTACAGGCCCACTAGCTTATGTATGGTTTGTCCCCGAACCACATACCTCTTGGATAGGGTTTCTCTCTTATACTATATTCTGACATTCTTGGATTAACTTACTTGAGGTACTATCCATTTTGGTTCATCCTATATCGAGCCTCACAGTTTTATCCTTTGGCGTATTGATGGGCACTTTTTAAGAAGGCCACTCATCCCGGTAGTTTTCTCACATGAGCACGCTTAACATAGGAACTTCATTGCTACATGTTATTGTTATATTAAAAAGCATCTCTtgtgaattaattataatttCACATTATAATTCAAGAACAATTTCCCCTTTTCGTTGCGCAATTTGATTCATCTTTGCCATATTCGTCATTCTAAAAGTCTGCCGGGAGCCTCTCTTTATCCGGGCCCTCTGGCCTTGGCAAACACTCTTCCCTTATCAGATTGGGTCGTTATATTAAAGCATCTTTTCAAATATAGCTTTTATGATCGGTTGCTTAGTATTGTCAGAGCATCATATGCTAAACATTGAAAAGGCAGAAGTTAATCTAAGGAAGATGCTTTTAATTGGCTTACAATTGTTTGACGGTAAATACCACGATGTTAATTTAGACAGTAGAAGAGGTCTTGTGATTAAAAAATATCGCTCATctacataatatatataataggaaaattatcaaaaaaag
This sequence is a window from Rhodamnia argentea isolate NSW1041297 chromosome 3, ASM2092103v1, whole genome shotgun sequence. Protein-coding genes within it:
- the LOC115728598 gene encoding probable F-box protein At4g22030; the encoded protein is MAALQATSVLVSSSSSSSGCSLKRTIAASIKVPKPSILSFADHPGAVIAKKLAEELSIRNSYSFAEPLQIDVAQKDRILEPHLSPASSIETTTKLYAILEAVEDRVEMHHNIGEQRDNWNKLLLNSVNMMTLTATTMAAMAATMPATSLRVCSALLFTAATGMSLVISKIQPSQLAEEQRNALRLFKELRSKIKSMLALRYLTESDLKETMEKVLALDRAYPLPLLGAMIEKFPAKFQPATWWPRVSNNRRQSRGRKTVTNTEQNGWSEDLEVEMRAIVQVLKSKDKQDYLRLGNLALKLNKMLAVSAPLLTGIATASSAFGGSMATTVAAIAGAMAAIVNSFEHGGQVGMVVEMYRNCAGFFELVEETIEMTLEERDYSKRENGEMFEMKVAMKLGRSLSQLRDLARKSVASCIGGTEVDEFGSKLF